A genomic segment from Inquilinus sp. KBS0705 encodes:
- a CDS encoding FtsX-like permease family protein, with translation MNTYTLHINGYDIAFFGAIFISITLMLLLWFTTKANRFLAMALAVAVLWMARLVAIDIGLTAYLPYWSRLPLQFALALGPFIYFYVVKITRPNFQFKYKHLLHFSPLMLELGAHALKVGDSIKTGLTTYQTPAFEQLSTIVHLTAFVSVALYIYLSHGQILHFYRQQKFNSGDRYRNKLRWLHRLLIAFGLLWLLWLPLTLANSFYYHYPQVYNPLYLLLMLMMIWMAARAFLGPQISMPPAGATVLKPLLPAELKQKGIWLKRTMQTGGYYQDPELSLSSLAEKLEMSPHELSRIINTVLKKSFNDFVNEYRVAGVVQKMQDPAYNHITLLGIAFESGFNSKTTFNRTFKQITGKSPAEYKDHLKKESPYYNLGRTTRFAAVNSMHDTTVKWSHKQLNRNFMFKNYFKIAWRNLTRNKSYAAINVTGLAVGIAVCMVIFIIIQYQTSFDSFHPKKDRVYRVLTEYHHAESSEISYAKNVPFQMPTALPVAFPQLEQVAPVYASHNDELQVIDANGTPLKNFKERNGVFYTTPSFFNMFNFPLLEGSYASLKDPNNVLLTKEIAETYFGDWKAAMGKTIKITGYYNIGAGLFQFPATALTVSGILATIPANSDFQLKLVVAYGTDFTGDKQYGFQQPIVNALAPDFGCYVLLPPNVTAAGFNEQLSAYAKKTRAADNKDSYIIQPISDVHYDAEAGNYSKKTISHQLINVLWLIGAFILLIACVNFINLSTAQAVNRAKEVGVRKVLGSNKAQLQIQFIIETFLIVTFAVILASGISLLVLPSVNKLLEVSLSFNILNNPAIIPFLLIVTIVVTALAGFYPAMVLSGFNPINALKNKLSTNTPNGFSLRRGLVTFQFIIAQVLIIGTLIIVQQMNFFIHQPLGFDKDAIVNVSYRPGSGGEYLKQQLLQINGVKATSFSSNSPVEDDNNMFTTLKFDNAIKDADFKAITKFADEDYVPTYKLKLVAGRNLQPSGWTREFLVNEAFVKSLGLKKPEDILNKEVNIMGGLIKCPVVGVVKDFNNRSFRNDLAPLLIATNNTMYRQVSIKLSTTNIASTMGAIEKIWKRTFPDYVYEYQFLDDKIASFYKQENQLAALYKIFAAIAIFLSCLGLYGLASFMAVQRIKEVGIRKVLGATAGSIVYLFSKEFVMLIAIAFAVATPIAWYCMHQWLQYYVYRISISWWLFVMGGLAAVIIALTTISFQAIRSARANPVKSLRSE, from the coding sequence TTGAACACCTACACATTACATATCAACGGCTACGATATAGCTTTTTTTGGGGCGATATTTATCAGCATCACACTTATGCTGCTTTTATGGTTCACAACAAAGGCAAACCGCTTTTTGGCAATGGCATTGGCTGTTGCTGTTTTGTGGATGGCCCGGTTGGTGGCCATTGATATTGGCCTTACCGCCTACCTGCCTTATTGGAGCAGGCTACCGCTGCAGTTTGCGCTTGCGCTTGGCCCTTTCATTTACTTTTATGTAGTTAAAATAACCCGGCCCAATTTTCAGTTTAAGTATAAACACCTGCTGCATTTTAGCCCCCTAATGCTCGAGTTAGGTGCACACGCATTAAAAGTTGGTGATAGTATAAAAACCGGCTTAACTACTTATCAAACACCCGCGTTTGAGCAACTGAGCACTATAGTGCATTTAACAGCCTTTGTTTCTGTTGCTCTTTATATTTACCTGTCTCATGGCCAGATATTACACTTTTACCGGCAGCAAAAATTTAACAGCGGCGATAGATACCGCAATAAGCTGCGGTGGCTGCATCGCTTACTAATAGCGTTTGGCCTGTTATGGCTGTTGTGGTTACCCTTAACCCTGGCAAATAGTTTTTATTATCATTACCCGCAGGTTTACAACCCTTTGTACCTGCTTTTAATGTTAATGATGATATGGATGGCGGCAAGGGCCTTTTTAGGGCCGCAAATAAGCATGCCGCCAGCCGGCGCGACTGTTTTAAAACCATTGCTCCCTGCCGAACTGAAGCAAAAAGGCATTTGGCTAAAAAGAACTATGCAAACCGGCGGCTATTACCAGGACCCGGAATTAAGCCTAAGCTCGCTTGCAGAAAAGTTGGAGATGAGCCCGCACGAGTTATCGCGTATCATTAACACGGTACTCAAAAAAAGCTTTAACGATTTTGTTAACGAATACAGGGTAGCAGGCGTGGTGCAAAAAATGCAGGACCCTGCTTATAACCATATTACCCTGCTGGGTATTGCGTTCGAGTCGGGCTTTAATTCAAAAACCACCTTTAACCGTACTTTTAAGCAAATTACCGGCAAAAGCCCTGCTGAGTATAAAGATCATCTTAAAAAAGAAAGCCCATATTATAATTTGGGGCGTACTACCCGTTTTGCGGCGGTAAATTCGATGCATGATACCACGGTTAAATGGTCTCATAAACAATTAAACCGCAACTTTATGTTTAAAAATTATTTTAAGATTGCCTGGCGCAACCTTACACGCAATAAAAGTTATGCCGCTATTAATGTAACCGGCCTGGCCGTTGGTATTGCCGTTTGTATGGTTATATTTATCATTATACAATACCAAACAAGCTTTGATAGTTTCCATCCCAAAAAAGACCGGGTTTACAGGGTATTGACCGAGTACCATCATGCCGAATCGTCAGAAATATCCTACGCTAAAAATGTGCCTTTTCAAATGCCCACGGCATTACCCGTGGCTTTCCCGCAATTAGAGCAGGTAGCCCCGGTGTATGCCAGCCATAACGACGAGCTACAGGTAATAGATGCTAACGGAACACCCCTAAAAAATTTTAAAGAGCGCAACGGTGTGTTTTACACAACGCCTTCGTTCTTTAACATGTTTAATTTCCCGCTGCTGGAGGGCTCGTACGCCTCGCTAAAAGACCCCAACAATGTATTACTTACGAAAGAGATAGCGGAAACCTATTTTGGTGATTGGAAAGCAGCAATGGGTAAAACCATTAAAATAACAGGCTACTACAATATTGGCGCGGGGTTGTTTCAGTTTCCGGCAACAGCACTCACGGTTTCGGGCATCCTGGCAACTATACCCGCTAATTCCGACTTTCAGCTAAAATTGGTTGTTGCCTATGGTACCGATTTTACCGGCGATAAACAATATGGCTTTCAACAACCTATTGTAAATGCATTGGCACCCGATTTCGGTTGTTATGTTTTGTTGCCCCCTAATGTTACCGCCGCCGGTTTTAATGAACAATTAAGCGCGTATGCCAAAAAAACACGGGCTGCCGACAATAAGGACAGTTACATTATACAACCCATAAGCGATGTACATTACGATGCGGAGGCGGGCAATTACAGCAAAAAAACCATCAGTCACCAGCTTATTAATGTGTTATGGCTCATCGGGGCATTTATACTGTTAATTGCCTGTGTAAACTTTATCAACCTATCTACCGCGCAGGCGGTTAACCGGGCGAAAGAGGTTGGTGTAAGAAAAGTGTTGGGCAGCAATAAAGCGCAGTTGCAGATACAGTTTATTATCGAAACGTTTTTGATAGTTACGTTTGCCGTTATACTTGCCTCCGGTATTTCGCTGCTTGTATTGCCTTCTGTAAATAAGCTTTTAGAGGTTTCGCTCTCCTTCAACATACTCAATAACCCTGCAATTATTCCGTTTCTTTTAATCGTAACAATTGTTGTAACGGCATTGGCCGGTTTTTATCCGGCCATGGTTTTATCCGGCTTTAACCCCATTAATGCTTTAAAAAATAAGCTTAGCACCAATACACCCAATGGGTTTTCGTTACGCAGGGGGTTGGTTACTTTTCAATTCATCATTGCACAGGTATTGATCATCGGTACACTCATCATTGTACAGCAGATGAACTTTTTTATACATCAGCCACTGGGTTTTGATAAAGATGCGATAGTAAATGTTTCGTACCGGCCCGGTAGTGGAGGCGAATATTTAAAGCAACAGTTATTGCAGATAAATGGTGTTAAGGCGACAAGTTTTAGTTCGAACAGCCCGGTTGAGGATGATAATAATATGTTTACCACCCTTAAATTTGACAATGCCATAAAAGACGCCGACTTTAAGGCCATAACCAAATTTGCTGATGAAGATTATGTGCCTACTTATAAACTAAAATTGGTAGCGGGGAGAAACTTGCAACCCTCCGGCTGGACAAGGGAGTTTTTAGTAAATGAAGCTTTTGTAAAAAGCTTAGGGCTTAAAAAACCGGAAGACATATTAAATAAAGAAGTGAACATAATGGGCGGCCTGATAAAATGCCCGGTTGTTGGCGTGGTTAAAGATTTTAATAACCGCTCGTTCCGTAACGATCTGGCGCCCTTACTTATTGCTACCAACAACACCATGTATCGCCAGGTGTCTATAAAGCTTTCGACCACAAACATCGCTTCTACCATGGGTGCCATCGAAAAAATATGGAAGCGTACATTCCCCGATTATGTATACGAATACCAGTTTTTAGATGATAAAATTGCCAGCTTTTATAAACAGGAAAACCAATTAGCCGCTTTATATAAAATATTCGCTGCTATTGCCATATTTCTAAGTTGCCTGGGTTTATATGGCTTAGCATCGTTTATGGCCGTGCAGCGTATAAAAGAAGTGGGCATACGCAAAGTATTGGGCGCTACTGCGGGCAGTATTGTATACCTGTTTTCGAAAGAATTTGTAATGCTTATTGCCATTGCTTTTGCCGTTGCCACGCCCATTGCCTGGTATTGCATGCACCAATGGCTGCAATATTATGTTTATCGCATCAGTATTAGCTGGTGGCTGTTTGTAATGGGCGGCCTGGCTGCTGTTATCATTGCATTAACCACTATCAGTTTCCAGGCTATAAGGTCGGCAAGGGCCAACCCGGTAAAGAGCTTGCGGAGCGAATAG
- a CDS encoding response regulator transcription factor has product MDTFKSIFIVDDHQMVIDGLKLIINTIDGFEIVGESNGALQALDKLEHVSPDILLTDVSMPEMSGIELTRIVKKKYPHIKVIALSMFSESQVVAEMIDAGIAGYILKNTGKQELIEALNKVADGQNYFGQDITLQLMKSFKRNQEESRLTDREIEIIRMIEQDFGNKQIADILFISERTVETHRKNILRKTNTQSVVGLLKYAYERKII; this is encoded by the coding sequence ATGGATACTTTTAAAAGTATTTTTATTGTTGATGACCACCAAATGGTTATCGACGGCCTTAAGCTGATCATCAACACGATTGACGGGTTTGAAATAGTTGGCGAAAGCAATGGCGCTTTACAGGCTTTAGACAAGCTGGAGCATGTTAGCCCCGATATATTGCTCACCGATGTTAGCATGCCCGAAATGAGCGGCATCGAGCTTACCCGCATTGTGAAAAAGAAATATCCCCATATTAAGGTGATTGCCCTATCCATGTTTAGCGAAAGCCAGGTAGTAGCCGAAATGATAGATGCAGGTATTGCAGGCTACATATTAAAAAATACCGGCAAGCAAGAGCTGATAGAGGCGTTGAACAAGGTAGCCGACGGTCAGAACTACTTTGGGCAGGACATTACACTGCAGCTCATGAAATCCTTTAAACGCAACCAGGAGGAATCGCGGTTAACCGATAGGGAGATAGAGATCATCAGGATGATAGAGCAGGATTTTGGCAACAAGCAAATTGCCGACATCCTTTTTATCAGCGAGCGCACCGTTGAAACCCACCGCAAAAATATCCTGCGCAAAACCAATACCCAATCGGTGGTGGGCCTGCTAAAATATGCCTACGAGCGAAAGATAATTTAG
- a CDS encoding sensor histidine kinase: MLRIVTAILITLGVTCSNLLGQYLYDMRDSYVIPGSGIKPLMLNFEQLSANLNIILSAVIMFIALGYLYYRFYSLKKQTLLQAEIILQQEIVTKRIIAAEENERRRIAADLQDGVGQLLSTTRMNLDTLMERIKTNQPDNHLLAVNTMAIVDEGCNEVRAIAHQMMPGVLLKAGLVAALRDFLNKLESQKLKIVFETSGWDERINNNTEIVLYRVIQETVNNVIKHAGASQLDVQLIMEDDEISVTIEDNGKGFDHYAEKKFEGIGLKNMITRVEYLKGTVDISSSPGKGTLVAILIPLN; the protein is encoded by the coding sequence ATGTTAAGAATTGTAACAGCCATATTAATAACCTTAGGTGTTACCTGCAGCAATTTGCTTGGTCAATATCTGTATGATATGCGCGACAGCTACGTTATCCCCGGTTCGGGCATAAAGCCCCTTATGCTTAACTTCGAGCAACTATCTGCCAACCTTAACATTATTTTAAGCGCGGTAATTATGTTTATAGCCCTGGGCTATTTATACTACAGGTTTTACAGCCTTAAAAAACAAACCCTGCTGCAGGCCGAAATTATTTTACAGCAGGAAATTGTAACCAAGCGCATTATTGCCGCCGAAGAGAACGAGCGCAGGCGCATTGCCGCCGATTTGCAGGACGGGGTGGGGCAGTTGCTATCAACCACCCGCATGAACCTGGACACGCTGATGGAACGCATAAAAACCAACCAGCCCGATAACCACCTGTTGGCCGTAAATACCATGGCTATAGTTGATGAAGGCTGTAACGAAGTGCGGGCCATTGCCCATCAAATGATGCCGGGCGTGTTACTTAAAGCCGGCTTGGTTGCTGCATTACGCGATTTTTTGAATAAATTGGAATCGCAAAAGCTGAAAATAGTTTTTGAAACATCGGGCTGGGACGAGCGCATCAACAACAATACCGAGATAGTGCTTTACCGGGTGATACAAGAAACAGTAAATAATGTAATTAAACACGCCGGAGCGTCGCAATTAGATGTGCAGCTGATAATGGAGGACGACGAAATATCTGTCACTATCGAGGATAACGGAAAAGGCTTTGACCATTATGCCGAAAAGAAATTTGAAGGCATCGGCTTAAAAAATATGATCACCCGTGTTGAATATTTGAAAGGAACTGTCGATATTTCATCATCGCCGGGCAAAGGTACGCTGGTGGCTATATTAATACCCCTAAACTAA
- a CDS encoding LamG domain-containing protein: MKKINIKLIAVAAFGLGLSACQKNFDPKSYAPALDIGGYTSSNAVATSNLVAHWSFDDNLLDSISNTAGTSTGTTFNAGIKGKSLQGALKGYVLATPSPAVTGLKSFTVTEWVNTPPPSTGILGLFTLAKTDAFWGNIEVFVENGSTNDNGKLRIHISNGVDDKTFAVDNVVNLFNKWVNIGISYDAASANVKLYVNGSRIATGTVDGLSGPLAFNNTGKIVFGCVQFMTTPSQTTATGAQDWASYLVGRTDEVRIYNKALADAEVNAVVKLEGRGK; the protein is encoded by the coding sequence ATGAAAAAAATAAATATAAAATTGATAGCTGTCGCCGCATTTGGCTTAGGGCTGTCGGCATGCCAAAAAAACTTCGACCCTAAAAGTTATGCCCCTGCTTTAGATATTGGTGGATACACCAGCTCTAACGCTGTTGCAACATCAAACCTGGTGGCACATTGGTCCTTTGATGATAACCTACTTGATAGTATATCAAATACAGCAGGCACATCTACCGGCACCACTTTCAATGCCGGCATAAAAGGTAAATCGTTACAGGGGGCTTTAAAAGGCTACGTGCTGGCTACACCATCGCCGGCTGTTACCGGCCTAAAAAGCTTTACTGTTACCGAATGGGTAAATACCCCACCACCATCAACAGGTATTTTAGGCTTGTTCACACTTGCCAAAACTGATGCCTTTTGGGGCAACATTGAAGTTTTTGTTGAGAATGGAAGTACCAATGACAATGGAAAGTTAAGAATCCACATTTCTAATGGTGTTGATGATAAAACCTTTGCGGTTGATAATGTAGTTAATCTGTTTAACAAATGGGTTAATATAGGCATCTCTTACGATGCAGCATCTGCAAATGTAAAATTGTATGTTAACGGTTCGCGCATAGCTACAGGTACTGTAGATGGGCTTAGCGGACCATTGGCCTTTAATAACACTGGTAAAATTGTATTTGGTTGTGTGCAGTTTATGACTACGCCAAGCCAAACTACAGCTACAGGTGCTCAGGATTGGGCAAGCTATCTTGTTGGCCGCACAGATGAGGTGCGCATTTACAATAAAGCTTTGGCTGATGCCGAAGTAAACGCAGTTGTTAAACTTGAGGGCAGAGGAAAATAA
- a CDS encoding DUF3131 domain-containing protein — protein MKKILLFAFMVITSAYCMAQKPAMAKEDGIKPVGIIKNLSDSALLDVVQRQTFRYFWDFGHPVSGMARERSNRSFDYGDEVVTTGGTGFGIMAMIAADHRKFISHEQSADRMLKIVDFLYKADAYHGVFPHWLNGETGKTIRFGRKDDGGDLVETSYLFQGLLCARQYYTANTPKERRIRDVIGWMWGEVEWDWYTREGRDNLYWHWSPNNGWAMNFAIRGFNECLITYILAESAERYPVGENVYRNGWAQSDFFKNGNTYYGHKLPLGFPYGGPLFFSQYSFLGLNPKGLKDRYADYWEQNLNHTLINHDYCVDNPKKYKGYGENSWGLTASDNYEGYNAHSPDNDLGVITPTAALSAFPYTPEYSMKALRHFYYDLGDKIWGEYGFTDAFSESHNWYAKSYLAIDQGPIVVMIENYRSGLLWNLFMSCPEIQRGLKKLDFQSPAIARN, from the coding sequence ATGAAGAAGATATTACTTTTTGCCTTTATGGTAATAACATCTGCTTACTGTATGGCACAAAAGCCCGCTATGGCAAAAGAAGATGGCATTAAACCGGTAGGTATTATAAAAAACTTAAGCGATAGCGCACTTTTAGACGTGGTACAGCGCCAAACCTTCCGTTACTTTTGGGATTTTGGACACCCGGTTAGCGGCATGGCCCGCGAACGCAGCAACAGATCGTTTGATTATGGCGACGAGGTAGTTACCACAGGTGGTACCGGCTTTGGTATTATGGCCATGATAGCTGCCGATCACCGTAAATTCATCAGCCACGAGCAATCTGCTGATCGCATGCTGAAGATAGTTGATTTTTTATACAAGGCCGATGCTTATCATGGTGTTTTCCCGCACTGGCTTAACGGCGAAACCGGTAAAACCATACGCTTTGGCCGTAAGGATGATGGCGGCGACCTGGTTGAGACCTCGTACCTGTTTCAGGGCCTTTTATGCGCACGCCAGTACTATACTGCCAACACCCCAAAAGAACGCCGCATACGCGATGTAATAGGCTGGATGTGGGGCGAAGTAGAGTGGGACTGGTATACCCGCGAGGGGCGCGATAACCTTTACTGGCACTGGAGCCCTAACAATGGATGGGCCATGAACTTTGCAATTCGCGGGTTTAACGAGTGTTTGATAACCTACATCCTTGCCGAGAGCGCCGAAAGGTATCCCGTTGGCGAAAATGTATACAGAAACGGCTGGGCACAAAGCGATTTCTTTAAAAACGGCAACACATACTATGGCCACAAATTACCGCTGGGCTTTCCGTACGGTGGGCCGCTGTTCTTTTCACAGTATTCATTTTTAGGTTTAAACCCTAAAGGGTTAAAGGATCGCTATGCAGATTACTGGGAACAAAACTTAAACCATACCCTCATCAATCACGATTACTGTGTAGATAACCCTAAGAAGTACAAAGGCTATGGCGAAAACAGCTGGGGCCTTACCGCCAGCGACAACTACGAAGGGTATAATGCGCACTCGCCTGATAATGACCTGGGGGTAATTACACCTACAGCGGCATTATCCGCATTCCCGTACACGCCGGAGTATTCTATGAAAGCGCTACGCCATTTTTACTATGACCTTGGTGATAAAATATGGGGCGAATATGGCTTTACAGATGCCTTTAGCGAATCGCATAACTGGTACGCCAAATCGTACCTGGCTATTGACCAGGGGCCTATAGTAGTAATGATAGAAAACTACCGCAGCGGCCTGCTTTGGAACTTATTTATGAGCTGCCCCGAAATACAACGCGGCCTAAAAAAGCTTGATTTTCAGAGCCCGGCTATTGCCAGAAACTAA
- a CDS encoding prolyl oligopeptidase family serine peptidase, with protein sequence MLGMLYLAFPFLARAQDNSAFDRGTFISKKDTLPYRILFPQRFDPTKKYAVIFVLHGAGERGNDNVAQLKYGPKLFLNDTIRDKYPAIVVVPQCPANSFWSNVKIDTSGAKLKFIFQEGGDPTRAMIALMGLVNQILDKPYVNKKQAYVGGLSMGGMGTFEIIRRMPNTFAAAFAICGGDNTNNAVKYAKKTPLWIFHGAKDSVVPFDHSQVMVTAIKDAGGDPKFTVYPNDDHNSWDDAFAEPQFMPWLFAHSKTK encoded by the coding sequence ATGCTGGGTATGTTATACCTGGCATTTCCTTTTTTAGCCCGGGCGCAGGATAATTCTGCATTTGACAGGGGTACCTTTATTAGTAAAAAAGACACGCTGCCCTACCGCATACTCTTCCCGCAAAGGTTTGATCCTACCAAAAAATACGCGGTTATATTTGTACTTCACGGCGCCGGCGAGCGTGGTAACGACAACGTCGCCCAGCTTAAATATGGCCCAAAATTGTTTTTAAACGATACTATTCGCGATAAATACCCTGCCATTGTAGTGGTGCCGCAATGCCCGGCCAATAGCTTTTGGTCTAACGTAAAGATTGACACCTCGGGCGCTAAATTGAAGTTCATTTTCCAGGAGGGCGGTGACCCTACACGGGCCATGATAGCTCTGATGGGCCTTGTGAATCAGATACTTGACAAGCCTTATGTAAACAAAAAACAAGCTTATGTGGGCGGCCTTTCTATGGGTGGCATGGGTACATTTGAGATCATCAGAAGGATGCCTAATACCTTTGCAGCGGCCTTTGCCATATGTGGTGGTGATAACACCAATAATGCCGTAAAATACGCTAAAAAGACCCCTTTGTGGATATTTCACGGGGCTAAGGATAGCGTAGTGCCGTTCGATCATTCGCAGGTGATGGTTACCGCTATTAAGGATGCCGGTGGCGACCCCAAGTTCACCGTATACCCTAACGACGACCATAACAGCTGGGATGACGCCTTTGCCGAGCCGCAGTTTATGCCCTGGTTGTTTGCCCACAGCAAAACCAAATAA
- a CDS encoding beta-glucosidase, which translates to MIAGICLFGLLYACKGSDPAPTPTPPVPPPSSFSFDALKVNGLYNGFTYYNVNKKPVIKISFSAAINHASVSSAVNVTNKAGSAVSYTTSYENNDSTVVIKPTLAAITKYTVAVSTGLKSSKNTTLGSEVTVNLTTGIDSANKFAAISDNQLLDLVQKQTFKYFYDFGHPVSGLARERNTSGDIVTTGGSGFGIMAMVVGVNRGFISRAEGLARMQKIVGFLKTKAATFHGAFPHWLNGATGAVQPFSDQDNGADLIETSYLMQGLLTARQYFSQSTPAETALRTDINTLWHNVEWGWFRQGNQNVLYWHWSPNNGWAINMKITGWNEGLIAYTLGASSPTHSIPKTVYDNGWAQNGGIKNGKTFYGVQLPLGPDQGGPLFFAHYSFLGINPNGLKDAYASYDVQNKAHSLINYNYCVANPKGYYGYSANCWGLTASDIENGYTASSPTNDVGVIAPTAAISSLPYTPTQSMNALRFFYYKLGDKMWGKYGFYDAFNLNDTWFANSYLAIDQGPIIVMIENYRSGLLWKLFMSCPEVKTGMKGLGFTSPNL; encoded by the coding sequence ATGATTGCCGGGATATGCTTGTTTGGTTTGCTATACGCCTGTAAAGGCTCAGATCCTGCACCTACCCCAACTCCGCCGGTTCCACCACCGTCATCATTTAGTTTTGATGCCCTAAAGGTAAATGGTTTATACAATGGCTTTACTTACTACAACGTAAACAAAAAGCCGGTTATAAAAATATCATTTTCGGCGGCTATTAACCATGCATCGGTAAGCAGCGCGGTAAATGTAACCAATAAGGCCGGCAGTGCCGTTAGCTACACCACCAGCTACGAAAATAACGATAGCACCGTAGTAATAAAGCCAACGCTGGCTGCTATTACCAAATATACGGTAGCGGTTTCAACGGGGCTTAAATCATCCAAAAACACTACACTTGGATCTGAGGTTACCGTTAACCTGACAACAGGTATCGACTCGGCAAATAAATTCGCTGCTATTTCTGATAATCAACTGCTTGACCTGGTACAAAAACAAACCTTTAAGTATTTCTACGATTTTGGACACCCCGTAAGCGGCCTTGCCCGCGAGCGTAATACGTCGGGTGATATTGTAACCACCGGTGGATCTGGCTTTGGCATTATGGCTATGGTAGTAGGGGTCAATCGTGGCTTTATCAGCCGTGCCGAAGGTTTGGCACGTATGCAAAAAATAGTAGGCTTTTTAAAAACCAAGGCTGCTACTTTTCATGGTGCTTTTCCGCATTGGTTAAATGGCGCTACAGGCGCGGTGCAACCCTTTAGCGACCAGGACAATGGCGCCGACCTGATAGAAACCTCGTACCTGATGCAGGGCCTGTTAACTGCACGCCAGTATTTTAGCCAGTCTACCCCTGCCGAAACTGCTTTACGCACCGATATTAATACCCTTTGGCATAATGTAGAGTGGGGTTGGTTTAGGCAAGGCAACCAGAATGTTTTATACTGGCACTGGAGCCCTAACAACGGTTGGGCCATCAACATGAAAATAACCGGCTGGAACGAAGGCCTTATCGCTTACACGCTTGGGGCATCGTCGCCAACTCACAGTATCCCTAAAACGGTGTATGATAACGGCTGGGCACAAAATGGTGGTATAAAAAATGGCAAAACCTTTTATGGCGTTCAACTGCCTTTAGGCCCAGACCAAGGCGGGCCGCTGTTTTTTGCGCATTACTCTTTCCTGGGCATCAACCCTAATGGCTTAAAAGATGCCTACGCCAGTTATGATGTGCAAAACAAGGCGCATAGTTTAATTAATTATAACTATTGCGTGGCAAACCCTAAGGGCTATTATGGCTATAGTGCCAACTGCTGGGGCTTAACCGCAAGCGATATCGAAAACGGCTACACCGCAAGTTCGCCAACCAATGATGTTGGGGTAATTGCGCCAACGGCGGCTATATCATCCTTACCCTACACGCCAACACAATCTATGAATGCGCTGCGCTTTTTTTATTACAAGCTGGGCGATAAGATGTGGGGCAAGTATGGCTTTTACGATGCATTTAATTTAAATGATACCTGGTTTGCCAACTCGTACCTGGCTATAGACCAGGGCCCGATAATTGTAATGATAGAAAATTACAGGAGCGGCTTATTATGGAAATTATTTATGAGTTGCCCCGAGGTAAAAACCGGCATGAAGGGCTTGGGCTTTACATCGCCAAACTTATAA